From a region of the Equus przewalskii isolate Varuska chromosome 2, EquPr2, whole genome shotgun sequence genome:
- the TEX38 gene encoding testis-expressed protein 38 isoform X1 produces MDSQQEDMSLPGVWLSLYFGFLGLCSVATGGFILLLHWRKNLRREERAQEWVEVMRTTAFTYSPLLYWINKRRHYGMNAAINTGPPPAVIKTETEVQNSAPLWELDISESGSYAAQGSSPKVEARVPLQPELQVGPQQLLPSPMLQPQASSPFPILIFQELPFDFSLCHIPPMLNHSASYPLATCPEGNAYFYSLPTLALGDHCFNAKPFASEL; encoded by the coding sequence TGTGGCTTTCATTGTACTTTGGATTCCTGGGACTGTGTTCTGTGGCAACCGGCGGCTTCATTCTCCTTCTGCACTGGAGGAAGAACTTGCGGCGGGAAGAACGTGCCCAGGAGTGGGTGGAGGTGATGAGAACCACTGCGTTCACCTACAGCCCGCTGTTGTACTGGATCAACAAGAGACGGCACTATGGCATGAATGCAGCCATTAACACAGGCCCTCCCCCTGCTGTCATCAAGACTGAGACTGAGGTCCAGAATTCAGCTCCTCTGTGGGAGTTGGACATCTCCGAGAGTGGGAGCTATGCAGCTCAAGGCAGCAGCCCCAAGGTGGAGGCCCGTGTTCCCCTGCAACCTGAATTGCAGGTGGGCCCACAGCAGCTCCTACCTTCCCCAATGCTGCAGCCCCAGGCCAGCTCTCCATTCCCAATTCTCATCTTTCAGGAGCTTCCCTTTGACTTTTCTCTGTGCCATATACCCCCAATGCTGAATCACTCGGCCTCCTACCCTTTGGCCACCTGTCCTGAAGGCAACGCCTACTTCTATTCCCTTCCCACACTGGCCCTTGGGGACCACTGCTTCAATGCCAAGCCTTTTGCTTCAGAATTGTAG
- the TEX38 gene encoding testis-expressed protein 38 isoform X2, giving the protein MWLSLYFGFLGLCSVATGGFILLLHWRKNLRREERAQEWVEVMRTTAFTYSPLLYWINKRRHYGMNAAINTGPPPAVIKTETEVQNSAPLWELDISESGSYAAQGSSPKVEARVPLQPELQVGPQQLLPSPMLQPQASSPFPILIFQELPFDFSLCHIPPMLNHSASYPLATCPEGNAYFYSLPTLALGDHCFNAKPFASEL; this is encoded by the coding sequence TGTGGCTTTCATTGTACTTTGGATTCCTGGGACTGTGTTCTGTGGCAACCGGCGGCTTCATTCTCCTTCTGCACTGGAGGAAGAACTTGCGGCGGGAAGAACGTGCCCAGGAGTGGGTGGAGGTGATGAGAACCACTGCGTTCACCTACAGCCCGCTGTTGTACTGGATCAACAAGAGACGGCACTATGGCATGAATGCAGCCATTAACACAGGCCCTCCCCCTGCTGTCATCAAGACTGAGACTGAGGTCCAGAATTCAGCTCCTCTGTGGGAGTTGGACATCTCCGAGAGTGGGAGCTATGCAGCTCAAGGCAGCAGCCCCAAGGTGGAGGCCCGTGTTCCCCTGCAACCTGAATTGCAGGTGGGCCCACAGCAGCTCCTACCTTCCCCAATGCTGCAGCCCCAGGCCAGCTCTCCATTCCCAATTCTCATCTTTCAGGAGCTTCCCTTTGACTTTTCTCTGTGCCATATACCCCCAATGCTGAATCACTCGGCCTCCTACCCTTTGGCCACCTGTCCTGAAGGCAACGCCTACTTCTATTCCCTTCCCACACTGGCCCTTGGGGACCACTGCTTCAATGCCAAGCCTTTTGCTTCAGAATTGTAG